DNA sequence from the Prochlorothrix hollandica PCC 9006 = CALU 1027 genome:
CTGCCGGTAACCTCCCTCGATCGCCACCACACGACCATAGCAATAGCCCATGCGTGAGAGATAGGCAATGGGAATATTACGCCAGAGGCAAGCCCGAATCGCCTGGGTGGTCAACTGAGACTGGCCAAACACCAACACCTGATCTAACAAAGGAAGCCGTACCTCCTCTAGCGTCCGATCGCCCTGCTTCACCACCAGCATTTCCTGCTGAAGGGACACAAAACAACCCTGCCGAGAGAGATACAGCGTTCGCATTATTCATCCTTCTAGGGATCGGGACCATAAAAGTAGCCGGGGGCTACGATCGTCGCCTGATCTGGTCTGATTCCGTCTCATCCAACAGAACCGAGACCCTAGCCCGCCCAGGGCGATCGCCCTGCAAAAAGAGAATCACCCGATCGGCAAGTTGGGCCGTGCTGAACGTGGCCACCACCACCAAAGCAGTGTTCATGATCACAGCCGCTAACCCTAGGGGAGCAATCAGTAAAATAGTCAGGGTAATGGCTCCATTGGTGCCAGAAACCAAGATATTACGAATCAATGCGGTTCGATCGGTCATATTCACGGCAGAATTCCTCTGTGAGTCAAACTGTTTCTAGGCGGTCTGGGGCTGAAAGCGGGCATCAGGGGCAGCGATCGCTGTCACCCCAGCCGCTGTTCCCGGTGGGCACGGTGTTCCAGGTTCTCCGGCGATCGGGTTGCCCCCCAAGCCATCGTCACCCCCGCCGACTGCTATCCCTAGACTAGAGAACCGATCGCCATTATCCTAGGCTTCTAACGCGAACAGCGAAACGGGCTGACCGGGTTGACGAACCCAGGATTCTGCCTTGGGCGGGGCATTTACGGGTGGTTGTTGCTCAGTATTCCCACCAAGATAGCCAGTAAATCCGATAAATCCCCCGGTACGCGGTAGAGATTGAGATCTTGGATGATTTGGCGATCGTTCAAGTGGGCAAATTGCCAAATATTGCCCGTAGTGACAGCTCCATAGCATGGGAGTTCCCTAGGACTAACCGAGGCCAAATTCGGTATATTGCCGCAAGTAAGGGGCATGGTAGGCCAGAATAATGCTTTTCTGGGGAATCCCCTGTTCCACCAGGAGATTAGCAATGCCGACCTCGGTGCCGTCGTTTTGAATCCAGATTTTGTCCCCCTTGAGGTCAATGTGGATCATGGAGCCGTAGACCCGTTGGGCTTTGTTCCAACCCAGGGCAACGAGTTGATAGCGATCGCGCTCTCGATCTAGAATCAGTTCCATCTCAATTTGGCCATTGCTGGGAATATGGGTGCTGTATTCCTCCAGAATCTCCACAATAATCTCCCGAACACGCTCTAAGGACTCCATTCCACAATTTCCTCCTGGGCTAGGTCAATGATAATGAGTTGAAGTTGATGTTCCGCGATCGCTAGCTTAGCAAACTCCCGCCGAAAGAAGGTACTCCAAGCTTCTTGGGGAATGGCCAGGTAAAGAGTCCGATCGGATCCTTCTAGCTTCAGGGCAAGGCGATAGTTCAGGCATTGCCCCAATACGGTGTGAAATTCAGACAATGCCGAAGGATTTAGAAAAGTTTTAATCTCTACAGCAATTTTCCGATCTCCTTTTTCTGCACCCAGTAGGCGCTCTGCGCCCAGGTCAATATAAACCTCAATTTCTGCCACGTTGAGATACAGGGGATCATCTGTAATCTCCCACCCATCTTTCTCTAGGGCGGTTCTGACTCTGTGATG
Encoded proteins:
- the csx18 gene encoding CRISPR-associated protein Csx18, with translation MTDRTALIRNILVSGTNGAITLTILLIAPLGLAAVIMNTALVVVATFSTAQLADRVILFLQGDRPGRARVSVLLDETESDQIRRRS
- a CDS encoding XisI protein; translated protein: MESLERVREIIVEILEEYSTHIPSNGQIEMELILDRERDRYQLVALGWNKAQRVYGSMIHIDLKGDKIWIQNDGTEVGIANLLVEQGIPQKSIILAYHAPYLRQYTEFGLG
- a CDS encoding XisH family protein, which codes for MMAKDIIHHRVRTALEKDGWEITDDPLYLNVAEIEVYIDLGAERLLGAEKGDRKIAVEIKTFLNPSALSEFHTVLGQCLNYRLALKLEGSDRTLYLAIPQEAWSTFFRREFAKLAIAEHQLQLIIIDLAQEEIVEWSP